The genome window AAAAACGAATAATATCTTCATTATCAAAGGCATGAAACGCACTATATAAAAAGCGACCATTGCTAGGAATATGTTTAATAATTTCTTCTGCTGGTCGTCTATTGGTTACATTACAACGTCCGCCACCAGACATAATTAATTTACGTCCCAATTTCGGTCCTTTTTCAATTAATAGTACTCGTTTATTTTTCTCTGCTGCACTGATAGCCGCCATAAGTCCAGATGGCCCGCCACCAATAACAATTACATCATAATCCATTGTCCCGCTCCTTTACTTTATCCGTGTTTAAGTATAGCAAGCATTCGACTCAGTGCCAAGCTTTTTTCACCAAACAAAAACCTGAGAAAGCTCTCAGGTTTAGTTTCTATATTCTAATTTCGATTCATATTCGTAAAAATAAGTAGCAATCTTAGAAGTTCCAGTACCGCTACGGCCATTGCAGCAACATAAGTCATCGCAGCCGCACTTAAAACTTTTTTCGCTTGTGGAAGCTCTGAGGGTGCGACAAGTCCGCCGCTTTCTAATTGAACAAGTGCTCGTTTACTAGCGTCAAATTCAACGGGTAACGTAATTAATTGGAAAAGTACACCTACCGCCATCAAAATAATCCCTAGCAACATGAAACTAGCAACGTTTGCAAGCATTCCGATAATTAAGAACACCCAAGAAATATTGGAACTAAACATTGTTACAGGAACAAGCGCTGAACGAAAACGCATAAATGCATAATCTTGCTGATCTTGAATCGCGTGTCCTACTTCGTGGGCTGCAACAGCTGCCCCGGCGATAGAACGACCGCGGAAGTTAGCTTCAGAAAGAAAAACCGCTTTTTTTCGAGGATCATAGTGGTCACTTAACATTCCATTTGTTTCATGCACAGGAACATTCGTTAAACCATTGGTATCCAAAATATGACGTGCAACCTCGGCACCAGTTAAACCATTTGCCACGCCAACTTTGGAATAGTGCGCATAGGTAGTTTTTACCCGATACTGTGCCCAAAGCGGGATTGCCGCAACGATAATAAAATAAATAATATACTGACTAAACGACATCTAATCATCTTCCTCCTACTACTTTTTTTCAGTGAATATCCTTATCTCTTAGTATAAATTAACTACCACCAAGACTCAACCTCTTTCACTCATCATGAGGAAATTCTAATGTAAGATGCTTATTTTTTATCGTTTTATCATATACAAACCATAGAACGAGTACTGTTAACCAAAATGTTGCATAACCAATTTCCGGTAAGTATTTTTCTAGCCCCATATAAATCGGCATTTGACCAAATACATAATCAATCACATCATTATGAAACACCCATACCGCTGCAATCATAAAATGCCCTATTCGAAAACGATAAAACGGCGCATAAAGAATACCTTCTACTGCCATAAAACCATGCGTCAAAATTAATACCACAGAGCCCCAAACTAGCACTCCTTGATCAACCATATAAAAAATATTCATGCCGACTGCCCACAAACCATATTTCACTAAACATACAAATCCTAGCGCTTCCATTAAAGGCCAATGCTTTTTCCCAAGAAAAGCAACAAGCGCCAAAGTGAAGAACAAAATCGCCGTTGGACTATCAGGTACAAATAACCAAAAACGCGGCTCTGTCATTTGTAATTGCGGTAAATACCATATGTATCCATAAATCGCTCCGAGTAAATTACCAAAGAAAAGTAATCGTAGAAAAGCCCGATTTGCAAGTAAACTATATAACAATATTCCCCAGCTCCCTTAAAAAATCCTAGCACAGCAATGAAATGATGCAGTTTTCACATCATTTCCCTACTAACTAGGATTTATTCCTTATTCTTTTTCCGTATCCATTTGCTGTAAAATTCGAACTAACTTATGAAAAGCGGCTTCATCACGTGTATCCAGCGCCTCATCGATTTGTTGTAATACTTTTTCTCTTGAAAATTGGTGCACAGATTGATAAATAAGCGCATCCGCCATTTCTTTCTCCTCATCCGCAAGCTTCACTGCTGCAAAAGGATTGTCTTCACGAACAAGTGCATATTCAGGTGAAGACATTGCCTCTTCAAAATGAAGTTCAACGTATAATTCTTCGTCCCAATTTAACCGAATATCATGAAATGCTTTTTCTGGATCAGTTGTCATAATGTTACCTTTAAAAAATAGGAACGGTTCGGATTCAACACCGTGAGCACTAAGTGAAAGCCCACGCGCACACCCTTCCAAATTATCAACAAAATGAACATATTTTACAATTTGATCATGGCCCGCAATGTAATTTAAAACCCACATTGCTTCTCTAGTCTTCATCTGGTGTTTATTTAAAAACCAGCGAATAAAATCTTTCTTCTCGTCTATTGAAATGGATGCCTTCATCTTTCCTCAGTCCCTTCCTGTATTCTTTTTAGCGTTTAATCAAATAATGATAAAATCTCTGTGTCTTCTGGCTCTAGTTCCAAATAATTACGCAAAATTTCTTGTGATTTTGCGTGTTCGCCTTCTTCTCTTAAAAATAAACCATATTCTTTTAAGAAGGTAGGATTATTTGTAAAGTGCGAATAAGCCAGTTCATAATTTGCTTTTGCTTTATTATATTGTTCTGTTTCCTGATATGCAACACTTACGTCCCAGAAAATTTGTGGTTCAGAAACAACTTCTTCCCCAAGGCCTTCTACTAATTCGATGACCCCTTCATAGTCTTCCTTCGCAAGTAATAATTTGTTCAGCTGCATAATTGCTTCCGAGTACTCCTCATCCAGCACAATCGCCTGACGATAAAATTCTTCTGCTTCTTCTGGCAAACGTAACGTAACAGCCAGTTTCCCAGCTTCAAGGAACATTTCTTTATTAAATTCATCTTGCGTTAAACCGTCTTTAAGTACCGCAATTGCTTTTTCCGGTTCGCCATTTTCTTCGTAG of Listeria monocytogenes contains these proteins:
- a CDS encoding zinc metallopeptidase, translating into MSFSQYIIYFIIVAAIPLWAQYRVKTTYAHYSKVGVANGLTGAEVARHILDTNGLTNVPVHETNGMLSDHYDPRKKAVFLSEANFRGRSIAGAAVAAHEVGHAIQDQQDYAFMRFRSALVPVTMFSSNISWVFLIIGMLANVASFMLLGIILMAVGVLFQLITLPVEFDASKRALVQLESGGLVAPSELPQAKKVLSAAAMTYVAAMAVAVLELLRLLLIFTNMNRN
- a CDS encoding DUF1405 domain-containing protein; protein product: MLYSLLANRAFLRLLFFGNLLGAIYGYIWYLPQLQMTEPRFWLFVPDSPTAILFFTLALVAFLGKKHWPLMEALGFVCLVKYGLWAVGMNIFYMVDQGVLVWGSVVLILTHGFMAVEGILYAPFYRFRIGHFMIAAVWVFHNDVIDYVFGQMPIYMGLEKYLPEIGYATFWLTVLVLWFVYDKTIKNKHLTLEFPHDE
- the reoY gene encoding proteolytic degradation factor ReoY, encoding MKASISIDEKKDFIRWFLNKHQMKTREAMWVLNYIAGHDQIVKYVHFVDNLEGCARGLSLSAHGVESEPFLFFKGNIMTTDPEKAFHDIRLNWDEELYVELHFEEAMSSPEYALVREDNPFAAVKLADEEKEMADALIYQSVHQFSREKVLQQIDEALDTRDEAAFHKLVRILQQMDTEKE